From Actinomycetes bacterium:
CGCCGTCGCGGCGACGGCCCCTGCGCATCGTGGGCTTCGTGGCGGCCTGCCTACTGCTGTTTGTGCTGCTGGCCGGTGGGCTGTACTTCTTCGCGCCGCGCTCGGCGCCACCCGGCGTGACCATGACCGACCTACACGGGATCGCCGACCTGCAAGCCCGGTTCAACGCCGACCGCGGCCAGCCCCGGCTGGTCGTGATCTTGTCGCCCACCTGAACGGAGTGTCGACACGGCGCCAGGTTGGTGCAGTCCGAGATCCTCAACACCCATCCCCAGGCCCGGCTACGGGTCTATGCCATCTGGGTCAACAAGCTGTTCGGGGACGGGCGCAACCGCTGGGACGCCGCTGGGCTCACCGACCCGCGCGTCGTACACCTGTGGGACGCCGACGATGTGTCCGGCGGCTGGCTGGTCGACAACGTCACTGGCAACCAAGGCAGCGACTGGGACACCTACCTGCTCTTCGGCCCCAACGCCACCTGGACCAGGCAACCCACGCCACTGCGCAGCTCCGGTGGTCCGGTCGACCAAGAGATCGATGCGCTCGGCCAGGCCCTCAGCCCACTGCTCGCCACCACCGCAACCCCCTGAGCCATGAGCCACGACCTCGACCCCAAGGTCGAGTGGCTCGCCGTCGAACCGTGCCCGTAGGACTGCCACGACCGTGCGCAGGGTCGTCTGGCGCCGGCCCTCGGGCTTAGCTCACCCCGCGAGCTGCTGCGCAGGCGCGTGGCGTTCGACCGGGCATGGCTGGACCAGGGACGGCGTGTGAGCCGGCCTGGAGCCCGTGAGCCAGCCGGATCCGAGGTCGCGTGGGCCTGGTCGCACGAGGGGGATGAGCTGTGATGGTCGAGCAGGGGCCACCCGCAGCCAGCCGCCGCTCCCGGACCCGCCCGGTCGTCCAGGGTGTGCTGTCGCTGGTGCTGGTGGTGGTCATCTTCTACTTCCTGCTCAAGCAGATCGACCTGGCCCAGGCGTGGGCCGCGATCACCGCCATGACCTGGCTGGAGCTGACCACCCTCGGCCTGCTCGCCGTGTGGAACCTGTGCACCTACGCGTTCGTGTGGATGTCGGTGACGCCTGGGCTGTCGTTGGGCGGGCGATGATGATGACGCAGGCGACCACCGCGGTAGCCAATACCGTGCCCGGTGGGTCGGCGATCGGCATCGGCCGGGTCGCCGCCGCCCTGCTTGGGATCGTCGGGCTGCTGGGCGCCGTCGTGGTGTTCGCGCTGATGCTGCGCAGCGAGGAGCAGGCGCGCCGGTTCGGGCTGCTGGCGGGCAGGGTCGCCTCCCGGGTGCTCCGGCTGGTGCGGCGGCCGCCGGTGGCCGGCTGGGAGCTCGCCACGGTGAAGTTCCGCAACCGAACCCTTGGCCTGCTCGAGCGCGGCTGGGTCCCGATCACCGTGACGTCGCTGGTCAGCCACCTGTCGCTGTACCTGGTGCTGCTGGTGGCCCTGCGCCAGGTCGGGGTGAGCAACGCCGAGGTCGGCTGGGCGGAGGTGCTGGCGGTGTTCGCCTTCGCCCGGCTGGCCACCGCGATCCCGGTCACCCCTGGCGGGGCCGGCCTGGTCGAGGCGGTGATGATCGCCGGGCTGGTCGGGGCCGGTGGCGACAAGGCTTGAGGTGGCCGCCGCCGTGCTGATCTACCGGGCGCTGACCTGGGCCCTGCCGATCCTGGTCAAGGTCGGCTGCTACCTGTGGCGGCGGCGGTCATTCACGGTCCCGGCGCAGGACGCCCACAGCGCGGCCGGACCGGGCGGCCGTGACTGCCATCCCACGCCGAGGCGGCCTTTCCCCATATTGCCCCGGGGTTCGCCGGTGGGCCATACCCTGCCCGGCCCACGGTTGCCTCGAACAGCAACCGGGTGACGCCCCGGCGAGCGTCACCCTGGCGGCATCCGGTTGAAGCGGTGCTGTTAGGTGTGGATGACGGCGTTGTGGCCGCCGACGCCGTTGGGCTCAAACGCCTCAGCAGTCTCGTCGTCGTGCCAGCGGCCACCCTCGGCGAGGTAGCGGAAGGCGAACCGGCGCCCGGGCGGCAGGGTCACCGCGGCGCTGCGGGTGCCGTTCCCGCGGGGACGCAGCGGATGCGCGAACGGGTCCCAGCCGTTGAAGTCGCCCACCACCGAGACCTTGCCGGCGACCGCGTCGCTGGGCAGGACGAAACTGACCTTGACGGCCTTGCGGCCCTTGACGGGGTCCTGCTTGATCACTGCGGGGCCTCCTCGCGAGGTGAGTTGACCGACACTCCACCATGTCGGGACGGCACCAGTCGTGCTTGACCAAGAACGCTCGATTCGGAAGCCGGGGGAGCAGTCCCGTCGGCGTGCCGCTGGCTTGCTCCTCGGCAGTGGTCCGGCCCCGCATTGTCATTGTCGGCCAGCAACACTGGCTGATCGGGGGGATCCCCGGGGGGCGGGATGTCGACGGTGACCGCTCTCAAGCAATCGAGGACCTGCCGTGCTCGCAGGGCCACGGTCGGCAGCAGACGTCATGGCCGCTGGCCCGGGTCGCCGCAGGTGCTGGAGCGGCCACCTGAACTTGGGGGCGCCGGGGCCGGGGGATAGGCGCGGCAGCCGACGCGGTTGTGGTCCCGAGCGTGTGGCTGTCTGCCACCTCGCTGTGGGGTTAAAGTGGCCGATCGGACGGCCGAACCAAGCATCGGGAGGTGATAGGCCCGGTGACTGCTCGACGTGTCCTGCTGGTCGACGACGAGGACGACATCCGCGAGGTGGCTCAGGTGAGCCTGGAGATGACCGCCGGGTGGGAAGTGCTGACGGCCGGCTCGGGTAACGAGGGGCTCGCCACGGCGGCGGCCGAGCAGCCGGACGCGATCCTGCTCGACATGATGATGCCGGACATGGACGGGCCGACCACCTTCCAGAGCCTGCGGGCGAACCAGTCCACCCAGCACATCCCGGTCGTGCTGCTCACCGCGAAGGCCAGCATCAAGCTCGACGACCTCGACGTGCTCTGCGGCGTGCTCGGCTGCGGCGTCGAGGAGCTGCTGATCCCTGAACCCGGCAAGGTCGCTCGCCCGGCCCCCGCCGGCGACCAGCAGGACCGCCAGGCGGCAGCCTCTTCGCCTTCCACGCCCTCCTCGCCGGCGGGGCGGCCGGTGACGCCCAAGCGCCGCGACGGGCGATCGTTGCCGCCGCTCTGAGCCTGAGGTGCCGGCGCGGGGGTCCCGCAAGGGCGCCTCCACCTGCGTGGGCTGCCTGGCCTGGGGGGTCTTGGGCGCACGCCGTTGCGGCGCGTGCGGCGTGCGGAGGCACAAGCATCCCGGCGAGGGCGAGTGCGCGGGCTGCGGCAGGGTCCTCGCGGTCAAGGACGGCTCCTGCCGGCTGTGCTGGACCCAGGCTCGCTACCAGGCCCACGCCGCCGGTGGGCTTGCCCGAGGCGCGGTCAGCGTCCTGGAATCGAGCCCGACGCTCCGCCATCACCAGCTGTTCTTCGACCGGATGAAGCTCCGCCGCCCCCAGGGGCCGGTCCGCAGACACGACCGCCGTGGCGCCCCCCGCAAGCCGCCGCCCGCACCAGCCTGCCGCCCAGCGCCCGGGCCCGTGCAGCGCAGGCTGTTCGACGCGCGCCCGGACTACCCCCGCTTCGACGAGGCCGCCCACGCCGAGCCCGGCAACCCGTGGCTGGTCTGGGCGGTCTAGCTCGCCTACCGCCTCGGCGAGGCCCGCGGCTGGCGCAGAGGGATCCGCTTGGCGGTCCGGCGCGGGCTGACCATCGTGCTCTCGCAGCACGCCCAGGGCGACACCGTCCGCTACGCCGAGAGGTTCCCGGCCCTGCGGGCCCTGGACCTCAGCTGGCGGTGCTGGTGGGAGTTGGTGACGGGCTCGTCCGGCGGCGCGTAGTTCGCGCAGGTCGGGGATGTGGTTGTAGAGGGTGCCGGGGCTGATGCCGAGCAGCCGGGCGATGGCGGTGATGCTGGGTGTCGGGGTTGGGCAGCATGTCGCGGGCGGCGCGGATGATCTCGGGTGTGACGACGGTGGGTCGTCCGCCGACGCGACCGCGGGCGCGGGCGGCGGCCAGCGCGATGGCCAGCGGGATGCCGTCCAGCCGCCGGCAGATCGCACGGACGGCGTCCCGGTGGGCGTCGGGGTCGAATCCGGAGCGGACCAGCACGGCCCGGTCGGCGAACAGCCGCACCGCCTCGTCCTCGACCAGGGAGGGGACTCGCCACACCGTCTCGCCGGGCACGCCCAGCGGCTCCCGGCTGGTGGTCAGCACCGAGACCTGGGGCAGGCGCGCAGCAGCGCCTCGGTCAGCTCCGCGCACGCATCCAGCAGGTGCTCGCAGGTGTCCAGGCACACCAGCAGCCCCGGCCGCGGACCTGGGAGGCCAGTGCCTGCAGTGGCCGGCTGGTCGGCTCCAGCAGGACCCGCAGGGTGGAGGCGGTCAGCCTGGCGACCAGGTCGGGGTCGGTGACCGCTCCCAGGTCCACCCACCACACGCCGTCGGGCCAGTGGTCGGCCAGCTCGGCGGCCTGGAGGGCCAGTCGGGTCTTGCCGCACCCGCCCGCGCCGGCCAGGGTCACCAGCCGTTGCGCCGCCAGCAGCTCCCGGACCTGGCGCAGCTCCTCGGCGCGGCCGACGAAGCTGGTGAGCTGGATGGGCAGGTTGTTGGGCAGCACATCAAGGGAGCACGGCGGCGGGAACTCGCCGGCCAGCTCGGCGTGGCGCAGCTCGAACAGCCGCTCGGGGCGGGACAGGTCGCGCAACCGGTGCACCCCAAGGTCCACCAGCCGGGCGCCCGCTGGCAGCGCGTCGGTGGCCAGCGCGGCCGTGGCCGCCGACAGCAGGGTCTGCCCGCCGTGGGCGACGTCACGCACCCGGGCGCAGCGCTGGGCGGCGACAGCCGTGTGGTCGCGCTCGCCCGTCCGCTCCAGATCCCGATGCGCACCTGGAGCGGCAGCCCCGCGGGCCAGACCTCGGCCGCGATCGACCGCTGGATGGCCAGGGCGGCGGCGACCGCCGCACCGGCTGTGTCGAAGACCGCCAGGACGCTGTCGCCCTCGGTCCCGCCGGTGCGAGCACCGCCGTGGGCTCGGATGGCCGCGTCGAGCAGCTCGTGGTGGCGGGCGAGCGCGGCCGCGGCGGCGTCGGGGGCCAGCTCCCACAGCAGCCTCGCCCGCTCCACCCCGGTGAGCAGGAACGTCGCCGTTCCCCCAGGCCGGTCCTGTGCCGTGTCGTACCCCACCGCACCCACCTGTCGACCGCGCCACCGGCTGGCTCCAGGCCGTGGGCGCCCGGGTAGATGCAGTCTATCGGCGCGGGTGACATGTGGCTGGGGTGGCACGGGATGCAGCCGGGATGAAGCCGGAATGAAGGCGGTGACTGCTATGCTCCGGCTGACGTTCGTTGGCGCGGGCCTGAGGACGTTCCCGCCCGACGTGCTCGACACGGTGGTGGCCAGGCTCGCCGCCGCCTGGGCCGAGCTGACCGGCGGGCCGCGCACCGGCTCCCGGGCGGATGTGGACCGATGAGTTTCCGGCGTCCGCGGCGTCCAACCGTCCGTAGGACCATCTGGAAGGAGAGCGCGATGAAGCTGACGGTGACCACGTTCCTCTCGGTCGACGGGGTGATGCAGGGACCCGGCGGTCCGGACGAGGACCGCGGCGGTGGGTTCACTCGGGGCGGCTGGCTGGTCCCGCACTTTGACGAGGACGCCGGCCGGTTCATGAACGAGGTGTTCGAGCAGGCCGATGCGTTCCTGCTCGGCCGGCACACGTACGACATTTTCGCCGCTTCCTGGCCGAAGACGACGGACCCGGACGACCCGGTCGCGAGCCGGCTCAACACGCTGCCCAAGTACGTCGCCTCGACCACGCTGACCGCGCCCGAGTGGGGCCCCACCACGGTGCTCACCGGCGACGTGCCCGCCGCGGTGGCCGAGCTCAAGCGGCAGCCGGGGCGGGAGTTGCAGGTGCACGGCAGCGGCGGGCTGGTGCGCACGCTGCACGAGCACGACCTGGTGGATGAGTACCGGCTGCTGGTCTTCCCGGTCGTCGTCGGCGAGGGGCGCCGCCTCTTCCCCGACCAGGGCGTGGCCACCGGGCTCACCCTGGTGGACTCGCGCACCACCGGCTCGGGCGTGGCCATCCACGTGTACCGGCCGACCGGCCGCCCCGAGTTCGGCTCAGTCGAGCTCTAGCTGGTTCGGTACCAGATCGCGGCCTACGAATAGTCCCCGTTGGACAGTCTCAGCTGGACACTCCGATATGGACGGCCGTGCCGGGAGGGCCCGGCACGGCCGGGTCGGCGCACCGCCGTCAGCGGTCAGACCCGGCACCCGGCGGGCGGACGACGCAGCGGAAGCCGAGATGGCAGGTGGAGGTGTCCACCGCCTGCGGTAGCCGGGCGGTAGCGACGGCAGTAGCGGCAAGAAGAGTTCTCAGCTTCGATGGCACTTCTCAGATCCACGGCTCAGGTCTGCAGACCTTTCTCGGCTTGCGTGGCACAGGACACCGAGCCCTTCCTCGCGCTCCGACAGCGGGTCTGCAACTCAGCACATAACTGCGGCACCTACGGTGTCGTGCGAGCTGCGAAGACGCCGGCTAGCACGGCGCTTGGCTTCCGATCCATGGTAAGGATGGGGCCAGTTCAGCTCCGTGCGCGGCTCGTACACGTCACTCAAGTGACAGGACTTACGCGGTGACTTGAGCTGTGCGTGAGCTTGCACCGCAAGAGACGCCACGGTCGGGAACGCTCCTGTTGTCTGCAGGTAGTTCCCGAAGAAGGAAGGCTCCTCGTGGCGTCTCGGCTGTACCGTACCACCCGCCCGCTGCACCTCCAGGTCACCCGCGCTCTTGACCAGCTGGTCGTGGTCTCCGTCGGCAGCCCGACCACGGTGATCTTGATCGCCTTGTACGTGACCGGCCTGATCTTGCTGGACGCGCGCCCGACGCAGCCACGCGTCACGCGCGTGCTGCCGGGCCGCTGCCACGACGCCCGCAACCGGCTGCTGCGGGTAACGCCCCTGTCCACACGTCGGCTGATGGGCCTGCTGGTCGCGTGGGTGAGGCGCGCTGACCAACCGGGCTGCCTGTGCCTGGACGACGTGGTGGTCGAGAAGGCCTTCGCCAGGCGGCTGCCGTGGGCCGGGTGGACCTCCTCGTTCGCCACCAAGCGCAAGGTCTACGGCATGCACATCGTCGTGGTGCTGTGGTGCAGCCTCGACGGGCGCTTCAGGATCCCGGTCGCGTTTCGCCTGTGGCGGCCCAAGCGCGCCTGCACCCCCGCCGCCTACCAGACCAAGCTGCAGTTGGCCGCGCGGATGCTCACCGAACTGGTCGCTGCCGGCCTGCCGATGCAGTACCTGGTGATGGATACCCACGACACCGCAGGGTGGTTCACTCGCCTGGCCGGCCGGCTGGGCCTGGTGTGGGCCGGGACGCTGCCCCGCGCACCACGGTGGTCTGGCACGGCCGGCGGCAGTCGGTCGCCGAACTGGCCGGGTGGCTGCGCTTGGCATGGCGTCCGCGGCTTGGCCTGCGCGCGGTCGCCGTCACGGTCTACGCGCCAACGTACGGGGTCGTGCGGTTGGTTGTGACCAGAAACCGTCACGGCAACCATGATTACCTCGTCACTGGCGAGCTGACCGCCGACCTTGCCACGGTGGTGGCGCGCAAGCAAAGCAGGTGGCGGGTGGAGACGATCTTCCGTGACACCAAGCAGGACGCCGGGCTGGGTGCCTGCCAGTGCTGGACGGGTCAGGCGATGGTCCGCCACGTCGCCGTGGTCCTGTTCGCCTTCGTGGTGCTGCAACAGCTCCGCCTGGACCCTGCCGAGCGTGTCGCCGCGGTCAAGGAGCGCTGGCAGCTGGCCATCACCTGCCAAGGCGAGCAACCACCCGCGCCCCTCAACGCCTGCCCTGCTCACCTCCGCGCCACCGCGTAAGTCCTGTTACTGAGGTGTCATGGACACGTCGGCTCGAGTGGATGAGGTCTGCGACGTCATCATCACCGCGCCCGATTCGGACTGGCTGGTGGAGTTCACCCGCCGGCTCGTGCGCGACCGGCTATGCGCTTCGGGGCACAACTTCCAGCCCATCCGCACCATCTACCGCTGGCAAGGCCAGGTCCACGACAAGACCGAGGGCCGAGTTGCCTTGCGGACCCGACGCAGCCTCCTCCCGCAGATCATCGACCGCGTGAAGCGAGACCACCCGTACGAGGTGCCCAGCGTCGTTGATCTTCCGATCATCGACGGCGGCCCCGACTACCTTCGCTGGATCCTGGAACAGACCGAGCAGCCGGCCTGAAGCGGGCCGAAGAGCGGCCCTCGCGGCGGGAGCCTCGTTC
This genomic window contains:
- a CDS encoding lysylphosphatidylglycerol synthase domain-containing protein, with product MMMTQATTAVANTVPGGSAIGIGRVAAALLGIVGLLGAVVVFALMLRSEEQARRFGLLAGRVASRVLRLVRRPPVAGWELATVKFRNRTLGLLERGWVPITVTSLVSHLSLYLVLLVALRQVGVSNAEVGWAEVLAVFAFARLATAIPVTPGGAGLVEAVMIAGLVGAGGDKA
- a CDS encoding isoamylase early set domain-containing protein; translated protein: MIKQDPVKGRKAVKVSFVLPSDAVAGKVSVVGDFNGWDPFAHPLRPRGNGTRSAAVTLPPGRRFAFRYLAEGGRWHDDETAEAFEPNGVGGHNAVIHT
- a CDS encoding dihydrofolate reductase family protein — protein: MKLTVTTFLSVDGVMQGPGGPDEDRGGGFTRGGWLVPHFDEDAGRFMNEVFEQADAFLLGRHTYDIFAASWPKTTDPDDPVASRLNTLPKYVASTTLTAPEWGPTTVLTGDVPAAVAELKRQPGRELQVHGSGGLVRTLHEHDLVDEYRLLVFPVVVGEGRRLFPDQGVATGLTLVDSRTTGSGVAIHVYRPTGRPEFGSVEL
- a CDS encoding transposase translates to MASRLYRTTRPLHLQVTRALDQLVVVSVGSPTTVILIALYVTGLILLDARPTQPRVTRVLPGRCHDARNRLLRVTPLSTRRLMGLLVAWVRRADQPGCLCLDDVVVEKAFARRLPWAGWTSSFATKRKVYGMHIVVVLWCSLDGRFRIPVAFRLWRPKRACTPAAYQTKLQLAARMLTELVAAGLPMQYLVMDTHDTAGWFTRLAGRLGLVWAGTLPRAPRWSGTAGGSRSPNWPGGCAWHGVRGLACARSPSRSTRQRTGSCGWL
- a CDS encoding transposase, coding for MTRNRHGNHDYLVTGELTADLATVVARKQSRWRVETIFRDTKQDAGLGACQCWTGQAMVRHVAVVLFAFVVLQQLRLDPAERVAAVKERWQLAITCQGEQPPAPLNACPAHLRATA
- the cutA gene encoding divalent-cation tolerance protein CutA, encoding MDTSARVDEVCDVIITAPDSDWLVEFTRRLVRDRLCASGHNFQPIRTIYRWQGQVHDKTEGRVALRTRRSLLPQIIDRVKRDHPYEVPSVVDLPIIDGGPDYLRWILEQTEQPA